The Nocardia arthritidis genome has a window encoding:
- a CDS encoding ferritin: MSSHPETPRSKFHGLLHDQIRHEFNAEHQYIAIAVWFDNADLPQLAKRFYAQAVEERNHAMMIVRYFLDRDITVEFTGIDSPKSKFENAREPIALALAQEKTVTDQIVQLASTAREEGDYLGEQFMQWFLKEQVEEVANMTTLLTIADRAGANLFDLEDFIAREMSGPSDTSGAPSAAGGAI, encoded by the coding sequence ATGTCCAGCCACCCGGAGACCCCACGCAGCAAATTCCACGGCCTGCTCCACGATCAGATCAGGCATGAATTCAATGCCGAGCACCAATACATCGCCATCGCGGTGTGGTTCGACAATGCTGATCTGCCGCAGCTGGCCAAGCGCTTCTACGCCCAGGCGGTCGAGGAGCGCAATCACGCGATGATGATCGTGCGGTACTTCCTCGACCGGGATATCACCGTCGAATTCACCGGCATCGACAGCCCGAAGTCGAAATTCGAGAACGCGAGGGAGCCGATCGCACTGGCCCTCGCCCAGGAGAAGACGGTCACCGATCAGATCGTCCAGCTTGCCAGCACCGCCCGGGAAGAGGGCGACTACCTGGGCGAACAGTTCATGCAGTGGTTCCTCAAGGAACAGGTCGAGGAGGTCGCCAATATGACGACGCTGCTCACCATCGCCGATCGGGCCGGCGCCAACCTCTTCGATCTCGAAGACTTCATCGCACGCGAAATGAGCGGCCCCAGCGATACGTCCGGCGCGCCGAGCGCGGCCGGCGGCGCGATTTAA
- a CDS encoding ferritin, with product MPETEVVQTFPALLRVQLRRGFTIAQQYLAAAVYFDSKRLPRLANHCYVRSERHRGHALRMVRHLLDRDLGVAVEGLDEIVSTFESPRAAIAFLLAAERVYTAEITALAASARTSADYLGERFVQWFMKDQVAEVSGMSRLLTVIDRAAGDLFDVEQFLARESRTAPPVDNMAPKMAGPQRN from the coding sequence ATGCCGGAAACCGAAGTCGTCCAGACCTTTCCCGCACTGCTCAGAGTCCAGCTCCGGCGCGGGTTCACCATCGCACAGCAGTATCTGGCGGCCGCCGTGTATTTCGATTCGAAGCGCCTGCCACGGTTGGCGAATCACTGCTATGTCAGATCCGAGCGGCATCGCGGGCACGCGCTGCGGATGGTGCGGCATCTGCTCGACCGCGATCTGGGGGTCGCCGTCGAGGGTTTGGACGAAATCGTGTCCACCTTCGAATCACCAAGGGCGGCAATAGCTTTCCTGCTCGCGGCCGAACGCGTCTACACCGCGGAGATCACCGCGCTCGCCGCATCGGCCCGCACATCGGCCGATTACCTCGGCGAGCGTTTCGTGCAGTGGTTCATGAAGGACCAGGTGGCCGAGGTGTCCGGGATGTCGCGGCTGCTCACCGTCATCGATCGGGCCGCGGGCGATCTGTTCGATGTGGAACAGTTCCTGGCGCGCGAGTCGCGCACCGCACCGCCCGTCGACAATATGGCGCCGAAAATGGCGGGGCCGCAGCGGAATTAA
- a CDS encoding LCP family protein yields MNGDDPNARTRRVPPQSGRPGPSPANRPYPPPGPRQRIEPTHVIGRNGAPDPYAPPLAYSQVPPERQAAPPRRNWAPTQQPVPFDDQRGYGHEPPRREPPRRAAPPPPPALPPKRAERGAPPPRRRKLHLFRWFLVLILVIVLALIGAIIKLDSSLNRIPVLAGYPGRLGDTPGTNWLLTGSDGREGLTPEQEQEYSTGGDVGPERSDTIMLVHLPKSGKATLISLPRDSFVSIPGHGKDKLNAAFALGGPPLLVQTVEQATGVHIDHYAGIGFGGFANVVDALGGIDLCLDQPIDDPLAGIDLQAGCQRLSGKNALGFVRSRATPRADIDRIQHQRMFMTALLKKATDAGTLANPFKLWPLVSDSAKSLKVDKGDHIWDLAQLGWALRGGPVTTTVPIGGFSDTDVGNVLVWDKTKAGQFFDDIANDRPIPDDLLTR; encoded by the coding sequence ATGAACGGCGACGACCCCAATGCGCGGACGCGTCGGGTGCCGCCGCAATCCGGCCGCCCCGGCCCATCTCCGGCGAATCGCCCGTACCCGCCGCCCGGGCCGCGGCAACGGATAGAACCGACCCACGTCATCGGGCGCAACGGCGCCCCGGATCCGTATGCCCCGCCGCTGGCCTACTCACAGGTTCCGCCCGAGCGACAGGCCGCACCGCCGCGCCGCAACTGGGCGCCGACCCAGCAGCCGGTCCCCTTCGACGACCAGCGCGGCTATGGCCACGAACCGCCGCGCCGTGAACCGCCCCGGCGGGCCGCACCGCCACCGCCGCCGGCCCTCCCGCCGAAGCGGGCCGAGCGCGGCGCGCCCCCACCGCGCCGTCGCAAACTGCACCTTTTCCGCTGGTTCCTGGTGCTGATCCTGGTCATCGTGCTGGCTCTGATCGGCGCGATCATCAAACTCGATTCCTCGTTGAACCGGATTCCGGTGCTCGCGGGCTACCCGGGCCGCCTCGGCGACACACCCGGCACCAACTGGCTGCTCACCGGGTCCGACGGCCGCGAGGGCCTGACTCCCGAACAGGAACAGGAGTACTCCACCGGCGGCGATGTCGGCCCGGAGCGCAGCGACACGATCATGCTGGTGCACCTGCCGAAATCCGGTAAAGCGACGCTGATCAGCCTCCCCCGCGACTCCTTTGTCAGCATTCCCGGCCACGGCAAGGACAAGCTGAACGCCGCCTTCGCACTCGGCGGGCCGCCGCTGCTGGTGCAGACCGTCGAGCAGGCGACGGGTGTGCATATCGATCACTACGCCGGAATCGGATTCGGCGGGTTCGCGAATGTGGTCGACGCGCTCGGCGGCATCGATCTGTGCCTGGACCAGCCGATCGACGATCCGCTCGCCGGTATCGATCTGCAAGCGGGTTGTCAGCGGTTGAGCGGTAAGAACGCGCTGGGTTTCGTGCGCAGCCGCGCGACGCCGCGCGCCGATATCGATCGCATCCAGCACCAGCGCATGTTCATGACGGCGCTGCTGAAGAAGGCGACCGACGCAGGGACGCTGGCGAACCCGTTCAAGCTGTGGCCGCTGGTCAGCGATTCGGCGAAATCGCTGAAGGTGGACAAGGGCGACCACATCTGGGACCTGGCCCAGCTCGGCTGGGCGCTGCGCGGCGGCCCGGTGACCACGACGGTGCCGATCGGCGGTTTCTCGGATACCGATGTCGGCAATGTGCTGGTGTGGGATAAGACCAAGGCGGGCCAGTTCTTCGACGATATCGCCAACGACCGACCCATCCCGGACGATCTTCTGACCCGGTAA
- a CDS encoding CPBP family intramembrane glutamic endopeptidase, whose product MHVESGTGVDEPELTRRERMAIRMEIAVVLVVTFGLSGISAALSLLESALRPGGVGGQTVALNPSRSAQSIIDLLFQLIGVLRLAGWAALGLYLLWRSGIGPRLIGLARIRFRPDGWHGLALAAIIGIPGLGLYLIAHALHFSVTIVPSSLGDHWWRLPVLVLSACANSVAEEVIVVAYLLTRLRRLGWTENSALLASALLRGSYHLYQGFGGGVGNVVMGLIFGRYWQRTNRLWPLIIAHATIDAVAYIGYTILRGHVSWLP is encoded by the coding sequence ATGCATGTCGAATCCGGCACCGGGGTGGACGAACCCGAGTTGACGCGGCGGGAGCGGATGGCGATCCGGATGGAAATCGCCGTGGTGCTCGTCGTCACGTTCGGGTTGAGCGGGATCAGTGCGGCGCTGTCCTTATTGGAGAGCGCGCTGCGGCCGGGCGGCGTCGGCGGGCAGACGGTGGCGTTGAACCCGTCGCGGTCGGCGCAGTCGATCATCGATCTGTTGTTCCAGCTGATCGGCGTGCTGCGACTGGCCGGTTGGGCCGCCCTCGGCCTATATCTGTTGTGGCGCAGTGGAATCGGACCGCGGCTGATCGGGTTGGCGCGAATCAGGTTCCGGCCCGACGGCTGGCATGGGCTCGCACTCGCGGCGATCATCGGAATACCCGGTCTCGGGCTCTATCTGATCGCGCACGCACTACATTTCAGCGTCACCATCGTGCCGAGTTCACTCGGCGACCACTGGTGGCGGCTGCCGGTGCTCGTCCTTTCGGCATGTGCGAATTCGGTGGCCGAGGAGGTGATCGTCGTCGCATATTTGCTCACCCGATTGCGCAGACTCGGTTGGACGGAGAATTCCGCACTGCTTGCCTCGGCATTGCTGCGCGGCAGCTACCACCTGTACCAGGGTTTCGGCGGTGGCGTCGGAAATGTGGTGATGGGCTTGATCTTCGGCCGTTACTGGCAGCGAACCAATCGGCTGTGGCCGCTGATAATCGCGCACGCGACCATCGATGCCGTCGCTTATATCGGCTATACCATACTGCGCGGTCATGTTTCGTGGCTGCCGTAA
- a CDS encoding DUF2470 domain-containing protein, producing the protein MPRTNSTVAPSTAERVRSACSHAEQAVLAMPGIDPTPTSVHFIRPGGDAVVAVPAASLAAVLAGNSGETGAPAVLELTDHAPLPLREPVRALVWLRGWVRSVPAQAQRALATEVAKDHPRVGLLEVGHTATLLRLMIDSAVVADSTGAASVHVDELRLAQPDPFCAMESAWLRHLTADHADVVAQLARHLPARLQHGRVHPLAIDRYGLTLRVEGSDGDHDFRLPFGTPATDIESLSRAVRTLAGCPFLNGLRRI; encoded by the coding sequence ATGCCGCGTACGAACTCGACCGTCGCACCGTCCACCGCGGAACGGGTGCGTAGCGCGTGCTCACATGCGGAACAGGCGGTACTCGCTATGCCCGGCATCGATCCGACGCCGACCTCGGTGCACTTCATCCGGCCCGGCGGCGACGCGGTGGTCGCGGTGCCCGCCGCCTCGCTCGCCGCGGTACTCGCGGGCAATTCCGGCGAGACCGGCGCGCCCGCGGTACTCGAACTCACCGACCATGCCCCGCTACCACTGCGCGAACCGGTGCGCGCCCTGGTGTGGCTGCGCGGTTGGGTGCGGTCGGTGCCGGCCCAGGCGCAGCGCGCGCTGGCCACCGAGGTGGCCAAGGATCATCCGCGCGTGGGCCTGCTCGAGGTCGGGCATACGGCGACGCTGCTGCGCCTGATGATCGACTCCGCGGTGGTGGCCGACTCGACCGGCGCCGCGTCGGTCCACGTCGACGAGCTGCGGCTGGCCCAGCCGGATCCGTTCTGCGCCATGGAATCCGCGTGGCTGCGTCACCTCACCGCCGATCACGCCGACGTCGTCGCCCAGCTGGCCCGCCACCTACCGGCCCGCCTGCAACACGGCCGGGTGCATCCGCTCGCCATCGACCGCTATGGCCTGACCCTGCGCGTCGAAGGCAGCGACGGTGACCACGATTTCCGGCTCCCCTTCGGCACCCCCGCCACCGATATCGAATCCCTCAGCCGAGCGGTCCGCACGCTCGCGGGCTGCCCGTTCCTGAACGGTCTGCGCCGCATCTGA